Part of the Ammospiza nelsoni isolate bAmmNel1 chromosome 6, bAmmNel1.pri, whole genome shotgun sequence genome is shown below.
CAGTGCTGAGGGgacacaaaacccacaaaactccACACCGCTGTTTAATTTGATGTCAGCACaaagaggggacagcagggcctcAGGGCGCGTCCCTGTCCAGGCCGGGATTGTGCAGGATGTAGCGGCAGACCCCGGGCAGGCGCCGGTtccccagcatctcctgcagctgctgcatggGCCGGTTGCCCAGCGCCGTGTGCCCAAAGGTGGGGAACCCGCGGGCGTGTGCCCGCTGCGCCGCCACCGTCAGCGCCACCTGCATGTGCCCGTGCCGCCGGTGCTCGGGCAGGGTGTAGCTGTGGGTGCCCGTCCCGAAATGATCCGTCAGCACCCAGGCCACGGGCTGCCCGCTGCCGTCCTGCAGGCACACTTGCGGGAAGCGCCCCAAGATCTCGGCCAGGAAGCGCCGGCTGCGGGCGTTGCCCCCGTAGGGCCACGTCTCGTTGAGCAGGTCCACGTGCGAGGGGCTCAGGGAGCCCACGCGCACCCCGGGGGCTGGCCTGGGTGAGGCAGGAGTTAGTGGCGGGCTcgggggtgtccctgtgtggggATGAGGGTGGGGGGCTCTCACCGGGGCTCCGGCATGCTGCTGGGGTCAGGGTGCCAGTAGGAGTAGTACTCGACAATGTCCAGCTCCACACCCTtcttccctgccagctcctgggacaCTGTGGCCAGCCcgtcctgcagccctggggatggaggTGTCAGGGGGTTCTGTTCCTCCTGTACCCcaccatccctgtccccagcacccctgtATGACCCCGGtgtcctcagtgtccccagggcctaCCTGCAACACCAGCCTCTATTCCcagcccccaaatccctgcttcCAGCGTGACCAATACCCCAATCCCACTCCCATCATCCCCAAGTCCatccccagcactcccagtgtccccaaggacCCACAAATCCAGCTGCAATGCTTCCCAGAGCCCCAGAATCCCCAAGTTCAACCCCAGCACCCCCCCACAGGACCCTGCTTCCAGGGTGCCCAGCAGTGcaattccctgctgctccccagcacccccaaatcccaccccaacACTTCCCACTGGTATCACCCACCAAACCCCATGCCAGCACACCAAATCAGGCCTCCAGTGCTCCCCAGCACCCAAACACCCATCCTCAATGTCCTCCAGTACTCCCAATCCCTTCCACCAGTACCTCCCAGTTCCTCCCTGCCTCCACCAGCTCTCCCTGGTGTTCCAcactcccagtgctgcccagtccctccccagtccctccccaggATGTCCCCAGGCCACCGATGAGGGTGAAGGCGGCGTCCCAGCGCAGGCAGCCGGGGGTCTCCAGCAGCGCCCGGTACGCGCCCAGGTCCCGGTAGAACGCCGCCTGCGTGTTCCAGTAGCCATCATTGGCCGGCACCTGGGGGCACCCACGGCTGCTCTGAGCGCGCCTGGCACGTGCCAGGGCACCGTGTCACCCCtctcctgcagtgtccccactgGCCACCTCTCCGCTGGGCCGGGCCAGCACGGCACCGAATTCAGGCCACTTGTCCACCAGCACCTCGAACTGGCCAGGGTTGCCCCGGTTGATGTTCAGCACTGCCCCGAAGACCTGGAGCAAAGGGGGTCAGCCATGAGGGACAAGGAGGGGACAGATGGGGGTCAGGGATGGGGGCTTGATATGGGGGCAGTGTGGGGTCAGAGCTGAGGGGAGGGGGGCAGGTGTG
Proteins encoded:
- the LOC132074938 gene encoding glycine N-acyltransferase-like protein 3 isoform X1, which codes for MKILTCSAHLQQLEGILRKSLPIALPVFGAVLNINRGNPGQFEVLVDKWPEFGAVLARPSGEVPANDGYWNTQAAFYRDLGAYRALLETPGCLRWDAAFTLIGLQDGLATVSQELAGKKGVELDIVEYYSYWHPDPSSMPEPRPAPGVRVGSLSPSHVDLLNETWPYGGNARSRRFLAEILGRFPQVCLQDGSGQPVAWVLTDHFGTGTHSYTLPEHRRHGHMQVALTVAAQRAHARGFPTFGHTALGNRPMQQLQEMLGNRRLPGVCRYILHNPGLDRDAP
- the LOC132074938 gene encoding glycine N-acyltransferase-like protein 3 isoform X2 produces the protein MKILTCSAHLQQLEGILRKSLPIALPVFGAVLNINRGNPGQFEVLVDKWPEFGAVLARPSGEAAFYRDLGAYRALLETPGCLRWDAAFTLIGLQDGLATVSQELAGKKGVELDIVEYYSYWHPDPSSMPEPRPAPGVRVGSLSPSHVDLLNETWPYGGNARSRRFLAEILGRFPQVCLQDGSGQPVAWVLTDHFGTGTHSYTLPEHRRHGHMQVALTVAAQRAHARGFPTFGHTALGNRPMQQLQEMLGNRRLPGVCRYILHNPGLDRDAP